Proteins from a single region of Phyllopteryx taeniolatus isolate TA_2022b chromosome 10, UOR_Ptae_1.2, whole genome shotgun sequence:
- the rab41 gene encoding ras-related protein Rab-41 isoform X2 — MSTTTGGGEFGNPLRKFKLVFLGEQSVGKTSLITRFMYDSFDNTYQATIGIDFLSKTMYLEDRTVRLQLWDTAGQERFRSLIPSYIRDSTIAVVVYDITNLNSFQQTSKWIDDVRTERGSDVIIMLVGNKTDLADKRQVSVEAAERKARELNVMYIETSAKAGYNVKQLFRRVAAALPGMDSTAEKSKEDMIDIKLEKQPEMTVTESSCSC, encoded by the exons ATGTCGACCACAACCGGCGGAGGGGAGTTCGGCAACCCACTACGGAAGTTTAAACTAGTCTTCCTGGGCGAGCAAAGCG TGGGAAAGACCTCGCTCATCACCAGGTTTATGTATGACAGCTTTGACAACACCTACcag GCAACAATTGGCATTGACTTTTTGTCAAAAACCATGTACCTAGAAGATCGCACG GTCCGACTCCAGCTTTGGGACACTGCCGGACAGGAGCGCTTTCGTAGCCTAATTCCCAGCTACATCCGTGACTCTACCATTGCTGTGGTTGTGTATGACATCACCA ATCTCAACTCCTTCCAACAAACCTCAAAGTGGATCGATGACGTTCGAACGGAGAGAGGAAGTGATGTCATTATCATGCTCGTTGGGAACAAAACAGACCTCGCAGATAAAAG GCAAGTCTCTGTTGAGGCAGCAGAGAGGAAAGCTCGAGAGCTCAATGTGATGTACATAGAGACCAGCGCCAAGGCTGGCTATAACGTCAAACAG CTGTTCCGTCGTGTCGCCGCTGCGTTGCCTGGTATGGACAGTACAGCGGAGAAGAGCAAAGAAGACA
- the rab41 gene encoding ras-related protein Rab-41 isoform X1, with translation MSTTTGGGEFGNPLRKFKLVFLGEQSVGKTSLITRFMYDSFDNTYQATIGIDFLSKTMYLEDRTIRLQLWDTAGQERFRSLIPSYIRDSAAAVVVYDIANLNSFQQTSKWIDDVRTERGSDVIIMLVGNKTDLADKRQVSVEAAERKARELNVMYIETSAKAGYNVKQLFRRVAAALPGMDSTAEKSKEDMIDIKLEKQPEMTVTESSCSC, from the exons ATGTCGACCACAACCGGCGGAGGGGAGTTCGGCAACCCACTACGGAAGTTTAAACTAGTCTTCCTGGGCGAGCAAAGCG TGGGAAAGACCTCGCTCATCACCAGGTTTATGTATGACAGCTTTGACAACACCTACcag GCAACAATTGGCATTGACTTTTTGTCAAAAACCATGTACCTAGAAGATCGCACG ATTCGGCTGCAGCTCTGGGACACGGCAGGACAGGAGCGTTTCCGCAGCCTCATCCCGAGTTACATCCGAGACTCAGCCGCCGCAGTTGTGGTTTATGACATAGCCA ATCTCAACTCCTTCCAACAAACCTCAAAGTGGATCGATGACGTTCGAACGGAGAGAGGAAGTGATGTCATTATCATGCTCGTTGGGAACAAAACAGACCTCGCAGATAAAAG GCAAGTCTCTGTTGAGGCAGCAGAGAGGAAAGCTCGAGAGCTCAATGTGATGTACATAGAGACCAGCGCCAAGGCTGGCTATAACGTCAAACAG CTGTTCCGTCGTGTCGCCGCTGCGTTGCCTGGTATGGACAGTACAGCGGAGAAGAGCAAAGAAGACA
- the rab41 gene encoding ras-related protein Rab-41 isoform X3: MSTTTGGGEFGNPLRKFKLVFLGEQSVGKTSLITRFMYDSFDNTYQATIGIDFLSKTMYLEDRTVRLQLWDTAGQERFRSLIPSYIRDSTIAVVVYDITNLNSFQQTSKWIDDVRTERGSDVIIMLVGNKTDLADKRQITTEEGEQRAKELNVMFIETSAKTGYNVKQLFRRVAAALPGMDSTAEKSKEDMIDIKLEKQPEMTVTESSCSC; encoded by the exons ATGTCGACCACAACCGGCGGAGGGGAGTTCGGCAACCCACTACGGAAGTTTAAACTAGTCTTCCTGGGCGAGCAAAGCG TGGGAAAGACCTCGCTCATCACCAGGTTTATGTATGACAGCTTTGACAACACCTACcag GCAACAATTGGCATTGACTTTTTGTCAAAAACCATGTACCTAGAAGATCGCACG GTCCGACTCCAGCTTTGGGACACTGCCGGACAGGAGCGCTTTCGTAGCCTAATTCCCAGCTACATCCGTGACTCTACCATTGCTGTGGTTGTGTATGACATCACCA ATCTCAACTCCTTCCAACAAACCTCAAAGTGGATCGATGACGTTCGAACGGAGAGAGGAAGTGATGTCATTATCATGCTCGTTGGGAACAAAACAGACCTCGCAGATAAAAG ACAGATCACCACAGAGGAGGGCGAGCAGAGAGCTAAGGAACTGAATGTCATGTTCATTGAAACCAGCGCAAAGACTGGCTACAATGTCAAACAG CTGTTCCGTCGTGTCGCCGCTGCGTTGCCTGGTATGGACAGTACAGCGGAGAAGAGCAAAGAAGACA
- the rab41 gene encoding ras-related protein Rab-41 isoform X4, with amino-acid sequence MSTTTGGGEFGNPLRKFKLVFLGEQSVGKTSLITRFMYDSFDNTYQATIGIDFLSKTMYLEDRTIRLQLWDTAGQERFRSLIPSYIRDSAAAVVVYDIANLNSFQQTSKWIDDVRTERGSDVIIMLVGNKTDLADKRQITTEEGEQRAKELNVMFIETSAKTGYNVKQLFRRVAAALPGMDSTAEKSKEDMIDIKLEKQPEMTVTESSCSC; translated from the exons ATGTCGACCACAACCGGCGGAGGGGAGTTCGGCAACCCACTACGGAAGTTTAAACTAGTCTTCCTGGGCGAGCAAAGCG TGGGAAAGACCTCGCTCATCACCAGGTTTATGTATGACAGCTTTGACAACACCTACcag GCAACAATTGGCATTGACTTTTTGTCAAAAACCATGTACCTAGAAGATCGCACG ATTCGGCTGCAGCTCTGGGACACGGCAGGACAGGAGCGTTTCCGCAGCCTCATCCCGAGTTACATCCGAGACTCAGCCGCCGCAGTTGTGGTTTATGACATAGCCA ATCTCAACTCCTTCCAACAAACCTCAAAGTGGATCGATGACGTTCGAACGGAGAGAGGAAGTGATGTCATTATCATGCTCGTTGGGAACAAAACAGACCTCGCAGATAAAAG ACAGATCACCACAGAGGAGGGCGAGCAGAGAGCTAAGGAACTGAATGTCATGTTCATTGAAACCAGCGCAAAGACTGGCTACAATGTCAAACAG CTGTTCCGTCGTGTCGCCGCTGCGTTGCCTGGTATGGACAGTACAGCGGAGAAGAGCAAAGAAGACA